The Punica granatum isolate Tunisia-2019 chromosome 4, ASM765513v2, whole genome shotgun sequence genome has a window encoding:
- the LOC116202535 gene encoding dof zinc finger protein DOF1.5 has product MAEAVHGGKEATNIKLFGTTIKLQGRQQATVKDEESNSTLLADDHRHHRHQHQQAVEEMKRPNKIIPCPRCNSMDTKFCYFNNYNVNQPRHFCRGCQRYWTAGGALRNVPIGAGRRKSKLPPPPSGNNNFLYEYSNNSDVQSFGLNNIIVSDAYSGRFPTSFSG; this is encoded by the coding sequence ATGGCGGAAGCTGTCCATGGAGGAAAAGAAGCCACAAACATCAAACTCTTTGGCACCACAATAAAACTGCAAGGAAGACAACAAGCCACAGTGAAGGATGAGGAGTCAAATTCAACATTGTTAGCCGATGATCATCGTCATCATCGCCATCAACATCAACAGGCCGTAGAGGAGATGAAGAGACCGAACAAGATTATCCCGTGCCCTAGATGCAACAGCATGGACACCAAATTCTGCTACTTCAACAACTACAACGTCAATCAGCCTCGTCACTTCTGCCGAGGTTGCCAGAGATACTGGACTGCCGGCGGGGCCCTGAGGAACGTGCCCATTGGAGCGGGTCGTCGGAAAAGCAAGCTGCCTCCGCCGCCCTCTGggaataataatttcttgtaTGAGTATTCAAATAACTCCGATGTGCAATCGTTCGGACTTAATAACATCATTGTGTCAGATGCATATTCCGGGCGGTTTCCAACAAGCTTTTCCGGCTAA